GTGATCGGGATAGCGGTGCACCGGCGCCGACACATCGTCGAGCGCCCGGCAGATCTCGTCAGGAAGACTAAGGGTCTCCACTGACAATGCGGCCGTGAGCTGCTGCGCGTTGCGCGCGCCGATGATCGGCGCCGTCACTCCGGGGCGGTCCCGCACCCAGGCGAGGGCGACCTGGAGCGGGGTCGCCGCGAGCCCGTCGGCGGCCGTCGCGACCGCGTCGACGATGTGACTCGCCGTCTCGTCCAGATACGGCGCGACGAAGGGCGCCATGTGGTCGGAGCCGCCGCGCGAGTCGGCGGGCGTCGCGTGCCGGTACTTCCCGGTGAGCACGCCTCTGCCCAGCGGCGAGGACGGCAGCAGCCCGACGCCCAGGTCGAGGGCGGCGGGCAGCACCTCCCGCTCCACGCCGCGCTGCAGCAGTGAGTACTCCATCTGCGTACTGGCCAGGCGGGTGCGGGTGCCGGACGCCGCGAGCTGCCACGTCGCGGCCTTGGCGAGCTGCCAGCCGCAGAAGTCCGCGACGCCCGCATAGCGGGCCCGCCCGCTGCTCACCGCGATGTCCAGAGCCTGGAGGGTCTCCTCCAGGGGCGTCCCCGGATCAAAGGCGTGGACCTGCCACAGGTCCACGTAATCCGTGCCGAGGCGGCTGAGGGAGGCGTCCAGCGCGGCCAGGAGGTGCCCGCGTGAGCCGTCGAAGCGCCGCTCCGGGTCCGGGACGCTGCCCGCCTTCGTCGCGATGACCAGATCGCGGCGGGGTACGAGCCGCTCGATCAGGCGGCCGATGAGGTACTCGGCCTCCCCGTCTCCGTACACATCCGCGGTGTCGACGAGGGTGCCGCCGGCTTCCCAGAACACCTTCAACAGGTCGGCGGCGTCGTTCTCCTCGGTGTGGCCCCAGGTGAGGGTTCCGAGTCCGATGCGGGACACGCGCAGGCCGGTCCGGCCGAGATGCCTCTGCTCCATGGGCGCTGAGATTACTGGCCGTGCCCCCGCGACGGGCGAGCCTGTGGACAAACCAGCGATTGTGGAGAACCGGGCCACCCCGCCGTCCCTGACGGATCGGGCGCCGCACGCTACAGTCCCGGACACAGACACGTTACTCATGAGTACAGCGGTAAGGGGACCGGTCATGCAGCTCGGGATCAACCTCGGCTACTGGGGCGCGGGGATGGACGCGGACAATCTCGCCGTCGCGAAGGAGGCCGACAAGCTCGGCTATGCGGTCTGCTGGGCCGCGGAGGCGTACGGATCGGATGCCGCGACGGTCCTCTCCTGGGTGGCCGCGCAGACGGAACGCATCGACATCGGGTCCGCCATCTTCCAGATCCCGGCGCGGCAGCCGGCGATGACCGCGATGACGGCGGCGACCCTCGACTCGCTCTCCGGCGGCCGGTTCCGCCTCGGCCTCGGCGTCTCGGGCCCGCAGGTCTCCGAGGGCTGGTACGGCGTCAAGTTCGACAAGCCCCTGGCCCGCACGCGCGAGTACGTCGAGATCGTCCGCAAGGCCATGACCCGCGAACGCCTCTCCTACGAGGGCGAGCACTGGACGCTGCCGCTGCCCGGCGGCCCCGGCAAGCCCATCAAGCTGACCGTCCACCCCCAGCGCGAGCACATCCCGCTGTACGTCGCCGCGATCGGCCCGAAGAACCTGGAGCAGACCGGCGAGATCGCCGACGGCGCCCTGCTGATCTTCCCGGCCGCCGAGCACCTGGAGGACACCGCGATCCGGCACCTGCGCGCCGGGCGGGAGAAGGCAGGCAAGACCATGGACGGCTTCGACGTCGTCCCGACGGTGCCGCTCGCCGTCGGCGAGGACGCGCAGGTCGACGCCCTCGCGGACATGTTCCGGCCGTACACCGCCCTGTACGTCGGCGGCATGGGCAGCCGGAAGCAGAACTTCTACAACCAACTGGC
The window above is part of the Streptomyces venezuelae genome. Proteins encoded here:
- a CDS encoding aldo/keto reductase, with the translated sequence MEQRHLGRTGLRVSRIGLGTLTWGHTEENDAADLLKVFWEAGGTLVDTADVYGDGEAEYLIGRLIERLVPRRDLVIATKAGSVPDPERRFDGSRGHLLAALDASLSRLGTDYVDLWQVHAFDPGTPLEETLQALDIAVSSGRARYAGVADFCGWQLAKAATWQLAASGTRTRLASTQMEYSLLQRGVEREVLPAALDLGVGLLPSSPLGRGVLTGKYRHATPADSRGGSDHMAPFVAPYLDETASHIVDAVATAADGLAATPLQVALAWVRDRPGVTAPIIGARNAQQLTAALSVETLSLPDEICRALDDVSAPVHRYPDHDWSTL
- a CDS encoding LLM class F420-dependent oxidoreductase, with the protein product MQLGINLGYWGAGMDADNLAVAKEADKLGYAVCWAAEAYGSDAATVLSWVAAQTERIDIGSAIFQIPARQPAMTAMTAATLDSLSGGRFRLGLGVSGPQVSEGWYGVKFDKPLARTREYVEIVRKAMTRERLSYEGEHWTLPLPGGPGKPIKLTVHPQREHIPLYVAAIGPKNLEQTGEIADGALLIFPAAEHLEDTAIRHLRAGREKAGKTMDGFDVVPTVPLAVGEDAQVDALADMFRPYTALYVGGMGSRKQNFYNQLAQRMGYEKEAAEIQDKYLAGDKDGAAAAVPRQLIDSTTLLGSVDRIADRMQAYAAAGVTTLTLAPAGFTLEERLASLRAGTEALERAGLA